One genomic window of Paenisporosarcina antarctica includes the following:
- a CDS encoding flavoprotein, with product MSRPTNILLGLTGSINLLNIYPYITEIQNHFNCRMHIMMTPSAQTFIPASTLIHSIDGKVFVDLTEKGEFKMPHVELTHWADVIIILPASANTLAKTAHGFAQDIVSATVLAADTPTILFPSMYLGMWKKNNVQRNVEILREDGFIVYPSPNPNHGGTSIITGGSIPTPKEVCRFIAEYV from the coding sequence TTGTCACGTCCCACAAATATATTACTAGGTTTAACAGGTTCAATTAATTTATTGAATATTTATCCTTACATAACTGAGATACAAAACCATTTTAACTGTCGAATGCATATTATGATGACACCATCTGCACAAACCTTTATTCCAGCAAGTACACTAATTCACAGTATAGATGGCAAAGTTTTTGTGGATTTAACTGAAAAAGGAGAATTTAAAATGCCTCATGTTGAGCTAACACATTGGGCAGACGTTATCATTATTCTACCCGCTTCAGCAAATACACTTGCTAAAACAGCCCATGGTTTTGCACAGGATATTGTTTCGGCAACAGTACTTGCTGCTGATACACCTACTATTTTATTCCCTAGTATGTACTTAGGCATGTGGAAAAAGAATAATGTACAACGTAATGTTGAAATTCTACGTGAAGATGGATTTATTGTATATCCTTCACCAAATCCAAATCATGGCGGCACCTCCATCATCACAGGAGGTTCAATACCAACACCAAAGGAAGTTTGCCGTTTTATTGCAGAGTATGTATGA
- a CDS encoding helix-turn-helix domain-containing protein — protein MAIIINIDVMIAKRKMSVTELSEKVGITMANLSILKNGKAKAIRLSTLEAICKALDCQPGDILEYKSDEDTQE, from the coding sequence ATGGCGATTATAATCAATATTGATGTAATGATAGCTAAAAGAAAAATGAGCGTAACCGAACTTTCAGAGAAGGTTGGAATCACAATGGCTAACCTTTCTATATTGAAAAATGGAAAGGCCAAAGCGATTCGATTATCCACTTTAGAGGCAATTTGCAAAGCTTTAGACTGTCAGCCTGGGGATATTTTAGAATACAAAAGTGACGAAGATACTCAAGAATAA
- a CDS encoding YdeI/OmpD-associated family protein, which translates to MTNNKMNPKVDEYLNKSNKWKFEYEKLRDIVLDCELTEEFKWMHPCYTFEKKNIVLIHGFKEYCALLFHKGALLQDASGILIQQTENVQAARQIRFTTVQEIVEMETILKAYINEAVEVEKSGLEVNFKKTIEFIIPVELQSKFDEFHALKLAFEALTPGRQRAYILYFTQPKQSKTRESRIEKYMQQILNGKGLKD; encoded by the coding sequence ATGACAAATAATAAAATGAATCCTAAGGTTGATGAATATTTAAATAAATCCAATAAATGGAAGTTTGAATATGAGAAGTTGAGAGATATCGTTCTTGACTGTGAGCTGACAGAAGAATTTAAGTGGATGCATCCTTGTTACACGTTTGAGAAAAAGAACATAGTATTAATACATGGATTTAAAGAATACTGTGCGCTTCTGTTTCACAAAGGTGCCTTGTTACAGGATGCCTCTGGGATTCTAATCCAACAAACGGAGAATGTACAGGCGGCGCGCCAGATTCGGTTTACCACTGTTCAAGAAATAGTTGAAATGGAAACCATCTTGAAAGCCTATATTAATGAAGCCGTTGAAGTTGAAAAATCTGGTTTGGAAGTGAATTTTAAAAAGACTATAGAATTCATAATTCCTGTAGAACTTCAAAGTAAATTCGATGAATTCCATGCCTTGAAACTAGCATTTGAAGCATTGACGCCGGGAAGGCAAAGAGCATACATTCTCTATTTTACTCAACCCAAACAATCCAAAACTCGAGAGTCAAGGATTGAAAAATATATGCAGCAAATTCTTAATGGTAAGGGATTAAAAGATTAG
- a CDS encoding CBO0543 family protein, with protein MTEKYPTYDQIRDVHQELTDMRLVYWINHDLFSFQWWLLVILLIVPWIVWWRYVDKKRISQILLFGTLLMLLVMMMDDFGVEAHLWSYPYQLINIMPRLISIDQGIIIIAHMFLYQFFPKWKKFIIANTVMAIVFTFIFEPLVVWLDIYRLENWRYIYSLPIYILKAVLIKWLVDEVILKRQLHSKTKAL; from the coding sequence ATGACAGAAAAATATCCTACTTACGATCAAATACGTGATGTTCATCAAGAACTTACTGATATGAGATTAGTGTATTGGATTAATCACGATTTGTTTTCTTTTCAATGGTGGTTACTTGTAATCCTGTTAATTGTTCCTTGGATTGTTTGGTGGAGATACGTAGACAAAAAAAGAATTAGCCAAATACTGTTATTTGGGACGTTATTAATGTTACTAGTTATGATGATGGATGATTTTGGGGTAGAAGCTCATCTCTGGTCATACCCATATCAATTAATCAATATTATGCCCAGATTAATTTCTATAGACCAAGGCATCATAATTATTGCCCATATGTTCTTATATCAATTTTTTCCTAAATGGAAAAAATTTATTATTGCTAATACGGTTATGGCAATAGTATTTACATTTATTTTTGAACCCCTTGTTGTTTGGTTAGACATTTATAGATTAGAAAATTGGCGTTATATATATTCTCTTCCTATATATATTTTAAAAGCCGTTTTAATAAAGTGGTTAGTGGATGAAGTGATATTGAAAAGACAATTACACAGTAAAACTAAGGCACTTTAA
- a CDS encoding DUF2975 domain-containing protein yields the protein MKRETLFLKVVIFLMAIPVLAVCIFVVPPLTTFAGELIPKMPYLQYVFLFVLYLTAIAYFVALYQALRLLSYIDRNIAFSELSVKALKKIKYCALIISGLYVLCMPIIMFMAEVDDAPGLGALGLFITFASFVMAVFAAVLQKLLKNAIDIKSENDLTV from the coding sequence ATGAAACGGGAAACACTCTTTTTAAAGGTAGTTATTTTTCTTATGGCAATTCCGGTTCTGGCTGTGTGTATATTTGTTGTGCCTCCGCTTACAACTTTTGCGGGAGAATTAATTCCTAAGATGCCTTATTTGCAGTATGTCTTTTTATTCGTCTTGTATTTAACGGCGATAGCGTATTTTGTGGCATTGTATCAGGCGTTAAGGCTGTTAAGTTATATTGACAGGAACATCGCTTTCTCAGAATTATCGGTTAAGGCTTTGAAGAAAATAAAATACTGTGCCCTCATAATCAGTGGATTGTATGTATTATGCATGCCAATCATTATGTTCATGGCGGAAGTAGACGACGCTCCAGGTCTCGGAGCACTTGGGTTGTTCATTACGTTTGCTTCATTTGTGATGGCAGTCTTTGCTGCTGTTCTTCAAAAGCTACTAAAAAATGCTATCGATATAAAATCAGAAAACGATTTAACAGTCTGA
- a CDS encoding DUF4153 domain-containing protein, with protein MDTEIKKNEWLFMLSCLGLGILAEISFFHAWIGVSYLVFLTGFYLVVFVRFRQGFNHRRIGLLVMGCIWLLAASYVLYDNALFFLLNIVVIPFLVLFHVVLITSPDNLKWGKPAFVVRMSAKIWQGVAYISQFSGRVFKVLFRNMDESTTQTVKRVLIGLLIGLPLLGIITGLLMSADAVFEEIVLRMPQFIFELNLEGIFRTVAVLVFTALFFGILQVLQINRRTPIQEKNGEEKGTISWNGISAVTILILLNAVYTLFTAIQFTYFFSDGLQEGYTYAEFARRGFFELIIVTLINWTILIICLKFVREQGIKMKLVLKLMYSLLVIVSGVMLVSAYQRLSMYEAAYGFTMERILAHAFMIFLIVIFAYTLIRVWFERLVLMHFYLIAGLVFYTSLNVMHIERIIVDENLERYERTGKIDIHYLDALSYTGVEGLVELYKMNPNYPELEHMLYDRQQMMRDNPLDDWQSFNFTKKKVSERLLGLDLEKY; from the coding sequence ATGGATACAGAAATTAAGAAGAATGAATGGCTGTTTATGCTCAGTTGTCTTGGGCTAGGGATACTTGCTGAAATCAGCTTTTTTCATGCTTGGATAGGAGTCTCGTATTTGGTTTTTCTCACAGGGTTCTATCTGGTGGTGTTTGTGCGGTTTAGACAGGGATTCAACCATCGGAGGATTGGTCTCTTAGTAATGGGGTGTATCTGGCTGCTGGCAGCGAGTTATGTATTGTATGACAATGCGCTTTTCTTCCTGTTGAATATAGTGGTCATCCCGTTTCTTGTACTGTTCCATGTGGTACTGATTACAAGCCCTGACAACCTGAAATGGGGAAAGCCCGCATTTGTGGTGCGAATGTCTGCTAAAATTTGGCAGGGTGTCGCCTACATCAGCCAATTCAGTGGCAGAGTATTTAAGGTGTTATTCAGAAATATGGATGAATCCACTACTCAGACAGTGAAACGGGTGCTGATTGGTCTTCTTATCGGCCTCCCACTCCTAGGGATAATTACAGGTCTTTTAATGTCGGCGGATGCCGTCTTTGAGGAGATAGTACTCAGGATGCCACAATTTATTTTTGAGCTTAACTTGGAAGGGATATTTCGGACAGTGGCTGTACTGGTATTCACTGCTCTGTTTTTTGGAATTCTCCAGGTGTTGCAGATTAATAGACGGACACCCATTCAGGAAAAGAATGGTGAGGAGAAGGGTACGATTAGCTGGAATGGGATAAGTGCGGTGACAATCCTAATTCTGCTTAATGCGGTGTACACTCTTTTTACAGCAATCCAGTTCACCTACTTTTTCAGCGATGGGCTCCAGGAAGGCTATACCTACGCGGAGTTTGCGAGACGCGGGTTCTTTGAACTGATAATCGTCACGCTGATCAACTGGACGATACTGATTATCTGTCTGAAGTTTGTGCGTGAACAAGGGATAAAAATGAAGCTGGTGCTTAAGCTGATGTATTCTCTGCTGGTTATCGTCAGCGGAGTGATGCTGGTGTCTGCCTATCAGCGGTTAAGTATGTATGAAGCTGCATATGGATTTACCATGGAACGGATTCTAGCTCATGCATTCATGATTTTCCTAATTGTAATTTTTGCCTACACACTCATCCGGGTCTGGTTTGAGCGACTTGTACTCATGCATTTCTATCTGATTGCAGGCCTGGTGTTCTATACATCGCTAAATGTCATGCATATTGAACGGATAATCGTGGATGAGAATCTGGAGCGTTACGAGCGGACTGGCAAGATTGATATTCATTACCTCGACGCTCTTTCATACACGGGTGTTGAGGGATTGGTTGAACTGTACAAAATGAATCCGAATTATCCGGAGCTTGAACATATGTTGTATGACCGCCAACAGATGATGAGGGATAATCCACTGGACGACTGGCAATCGTTTAATTTTACTAAGAAGAAAGTCAGCGAGCGGTTGCTCGGTCTGGACCTAGAAAAATACTGA
- a CDS encoding MFS transporter → MDKHDSKYRWVVFATVLTAYFLIVSQRTAPGLISYQLMKDFSVTASTIGLLTSIQFFAYASLQIPIGILSDRFGPNIFLIGGTLLTGVGTLIYSIAPSESFLFLARLLVGVGDATIWVNLVLILSMWFKVNEYIGLLGIAGMTGSFGFLLASVPFSVWISLTGWRVPFFTMGIILCLWAALLYFVLVKWPKQMDKVHPINKSIEKIELKRENPVVILRRVFSDPHAWATFFCHFGVVGTYIGFIGSWAVPYGMDMYDMTRSHASQLIMIGLIGAIIGAPLTSWISIQIGSIKRSYIMVHVTVLSSWTAFLLFSGKPPYSVLVVLFFLIGYGSGASALTFVIVRKSFNQNEVGVVSGFANTGGFLSAVLLPSIFGKVLDHFHMVDISIGYNFGFIIPVVFSIIGLTGALFLMEHRLPKIQLE, encoded by the coding sequence TTGGATAAGCACGATAGCAAGTATCGATGGGTCGTTTTTGCGACAGTATTGACTGCTTACTTTTTAATTGTGAGTCAAAGAACAGCACCAGGATTAATTTCCTATCAGTTAATGAAAGATTTTAGTGTGACGGCTTCAACTATTGGATTACTGACAAGTATTCAATTTTTTGCGTATGCTAGTTTACAAATTCCTATTGGGATATTGTCTGACCGTTTCGGTCCCAATATTTTTCTGATTGGGGGGACATTATTGACAGGGGTGGGCACTTTAATTTACAGTATTGCCCCGAGTGAGTCATTTTTATTTCTTGCCAGACTATTGGTAGGTGTAGGAGACGCTACGATTTGGGTTAATTTAGTTTTGATTTTGAGCATGTGGTTTAAGGTAAATGAATATATAGGTTTGCTTGGTATAGCGGGAATGACAGGGAGTTTTGGATTCTTGCTGGCTTCTGTTCCTTTTTCGGTTTGGATTTCTTTAACTGGTTGGAGAGTGCCATTTTTTACAATGGGGATTATATTATGTCTTTGGGCAGCTCTTCTTTATTTTGTGTTAGTTAAATGGCCGAAACAAATGGATAAAGTTCATCCCATAAATAAATCTATTGAGAAAATAGAACTAAAACGAGAGAACCCAGTCGTTATTCTACGTCGAGTTTTTTCGGATCCGCATGCATGGGCAACCTTCTTTTGTCACTTTGGGGTTGTGGGTACGTATATAGGATTTATCGGTTCATGGGCTGTTCCGTATGGGATGGATATGTATGACATGACAAGATCACATGCTAGTCAGCTCATTATGATTGGTCTTATTGGGGCAATCATCGGAGCTCCACTAACCAGTTGGATTTCAATTCAAATCGGCTCAATTAAACGTTCCTATATCATGGTTCATGTGACTGTGTTGAGTAGTTGGACAGCATTTCTTTTATTTAGTGGGAAGCCTCCTTACTCTGTACTCGTTGTTCTTTTCTTTTTGATTGGATATGGAAGTGGTGCCAGTGCTTTAACATTTGTGATTGTACGTAAGTCCTTTAATCAAAATGAAGTTGGCGTGGTTTCTGGATTTGCAAATACCGGGGGATTTTTGAGTGCTGTGCTGCTGCCAAGTATTTTCGGAAAAGTATTAGATCATTTTCATATGGTGGATATTAGTATTGGCTATAATTTTGGTTTCATAATACCTGTTGTATTCTCCATAATTGGCTTAACCGGTGCTCTTTTCTTGATGGAACATAGGCTACCAAAGATTCAGTTGGAGTAA
- a CDS encoding NAD(P)-dependent alcohol dehydrogenase — MKAVVCTKYGSPDVLQLREVDKPVPKNNEVLVKVHATTVTSGDCRVRSCNSSVLLWVPMRLILGFRKHRKPILGVELAGEIEAVGKNIKQFKTGDQVFALTGMSFGAHAEYTCIPEDGMLALKPANATYQEAASVLFGGTTALHFFRKGHMQSGQKVLIYGASGAVGTSAVQLAKYFGAEVTGVCSSTNIELVKSLGADKVIDYTKEDFTNREELYDIIFDAVGKTSKSNCKKALTPNGSYVTVDGQGIAKVRKEDLILLKELMEARKIKSVIDRHYSLEQMTEAHMYVDKGHKKGNVVITVNENSN, encoded by the coding sequence ATGAAAGCGGTTGTATGTACTAAATATGGATCACCGGATGTTCTTCAACTTAGAGAGGTAGATAAACCTGTTCCTAAGAACAATGAAGTACTGGTAAAAGTTCATGCAACAACAGTGACATCAGGTGACTGTAGAGTACGAAGTTGTAATAGTTCTGTCTTGCTCTGGGTTCCCATGCGATTAATTTTAGGTTTTAGAAAACATAGGAAACCAATACTTGGGGTAGAGTTAGCCGGAGAAATTGAAGCAGTAGGAAAAAATATAAAACAATTTAAAACAGGTGATCAGGTTTTTGCATTAACTGGGATGAGTTTTGGTGCTCATGCCGAGTACACCTGTATCCCTGAAGACGGAATGTTGGCATTAAAACCGGCAAATGCGACCTATCAAGAAGCCGCTTCCGTTCTTTTCGGGGGAACAACAGCATTGCATTTTTTTAGAAAAGGACATATGCAGAGTGGACAAAAAGTACTGATTTATGGAGCTTCTGGAGCGGTAGGGACTTCTGCGGTTCAGCTTGCCAAGTACTTTGGGGCAGAGGTTACCGGGGTATGTAGTAGCACAAATATAGAATTGGTGAAATCACTGGGTGCTGACAAGGTAATTGATTACACCAAAGAGGATTTTACGAATAGAGAAGAGCTTTATGATATTATCTTTGATGCAGTTGGAAAAACTTCGAAATCTAATTGCAAGAAAGCGCTAACTCCTAACGGGTCATATGTGACAGTTGATGGGCAGGGAATCGCAAAGGTACGTAAGGAAGATCTAATTCTCCTAAAAGAGCTTATGGAGGCAAGAAAGATAAAATCGGTCATAGATAGACACTACTCGTTAGAACAAATGACCGAGGCTCACATGTATGTTGACAAAGGACATAAGAAAGGGAATGTAGTCATTACTGTTAATGAGAATAGCAATTGA
- a CDS encoding esterase family protein: MHISYHKEWSHSLNRDMEYKVYGHKGKPILTFPSSGGRFFQYEDNGMIEELRDFIEEGRIQVWACDGIDEETFFSQHPSINARMTRHKQYDQYIAQELVPSILHKSKMSNHGDDQKIWITGCSMGAFHSANFFFRHPFAFDGLLALSGVFSTSYFFGNHMDDDVYFHSTLSYLNDLHDENYLQSYRQSRLVICVGQGAYEEEMINETHQLKNLLEKKSIPARIDFWGHDSHHDWDWWRKQFRFYISEWM, from the coding sequence ATGCATATCTCCTATCATAAGGAATGGAGTCATTCATTAAATAGAGACATGGAATACAAAGTTTATGGTCATAAAGGAAAACCGATATTAACATTCCCGTCATCTGGCGGGCGGTTTTTTCAATATGAAGACAACGGAATGATTGAAGAGTTGAGAGACTTCATCGAGGAGGGTCGCATTCAAGTGTGGGCCTGTGACGGAATTGATGAAGAAACATTTTTCTCTCAACATCCGAGTATCAATGCTCGAATGACGCGTCATAAGCAATATGATCAGTACATAGCCCAAGAACTTGTGCCATCTATTTTACACAAAAGTAAGATGAGCAATCATGGAGACGATCAAAAGATATGGATAACCGGCTGTTCCATGGGCGCATTCCATAGTGCGAATTTTTTCTTTCGCCATCCCTTTGCTTTTGATGGATTGCTAGCACTCAGCGGTGTCTTTTCGACGAGTTACTTTTTTGGGAATCATATGGATGATGACGTTTATTTTCACTCCACTCTTTCCTATTTGAATGATTTGCATGATGAGAATTATTTACAATCTTATAGACAAAGTCGACTGGTCATTTGTGTTGGACAAGGTGCTTACGAAGAGGAAATGATTAATGAAACCCATCAATTAAAGAATCTGTTGGAAAAAAAATCGATTCCAGCTCGCATCGATTTTTGGGGACATGATTCACATCATGACTGGGATTGGTGGAGAAAACAATTTCGCTTTTATATAAGTGAATGGATGTAA
- a CDS encoding AEC family transporter translates to MHLLFIGIVFLNVIVPILILLLIGASLQRKFNFDLKAMSNLITYCFMPAAVFMNIYETDIDFGVLLEIIGYLLIFSLCLMIVSSFISKILKLDKGEAGIFNNSVVLMNSGNYGIPVSQLIFQANPLGVSIQIIMVVFQNIITYTYGLYNLISATKSGLDILRALLLLPIIHAMMLGGLLNAFHINIPKFIWIPINQLSNAFIAIALILLGAQLAKIQFRTMLNKLIIVSSIGRLLISPGIALILIYIMGLDGVVAQSLFIASSFPTSRNSATLAMEYDVYPEVAAQTVLFTTVLSSFTVTIVVYISSILFV, encoded by the coding sequence ATGCACTTGTTATTTATAGGTATTGTCTTTTTGAACGTAATTGTACCCATACTGATTCTTTTACTCATTGGCGCAAGTTTACAGAGGAAATTTAACTTTGATTTGAAAGCTATGTCAAATTTAATTACGTATTGTTTCATGCCAGCAGCGGTTTTTATGAATATTTATGAAACAGATATCGACTTTGGAGTACTCCTAGAAATCATCGGGTATTTACTCATTTTCAGTCTTTGTTTAATGATTGTCAGCTCATTCATTAGTAAAATTCTTAAACTCGATAAAGGGGAGGCGGGAATTTTTAATAATAGTGTAGTGTTGATGAACTCAGGAAACTATGGAATTCCGGTAAGCCAATTAATTTTTCAAGCGAATCCTTTAGGGGTATCAATTCAAATTATTATGGTGGTCTTTCAAAATATCATTACGTATACATATGGTTTATATAACTTGATCTCTGCCACAAAATCCGGACTCGATATTTTAAGGGCACTCCTGCTTCTTCCCATCATTCATGCAATGATGCTTGGTGGATTATTAAATGCATTTCATATTAACATTCCTAAATTCATTTGGATACCGATCAATCAACTTTCCAATGCATTTATCGCTATTGCGCTTATTTTATTAGGCGCACAACTCGCGAAAATCCAATTTAGAACGATGTTGAACAAGTTGATTATTGTCAGTAGTATTGGAAGACTATTGATCAGTCCAGGTATCGCGCTAATTCTGATCTATATCATGGGGCTAGATGGAGTAGTTGCTCAGTCTCTATTTATTGCAAGTTCATTTCCCACTTCAAGGAATAGTGCAACCCTTGCCATGGAGTATGATGTGTATCCAGAAGTAGCAGCTCAAACAGTCCTCTTTACAACGGTGTTAAGCAGTTTCACGGTAACAATTGTTGTGTATATATCATCAATTTTATTTGTTTAA
- a CDS encoding aspartate/glutamate racemase family protein, with translation MKTIGLIGGMSFESSVEYYRLINEEVKNKLGGLHSAKCILYSVDFYEIQRYQAEGDWESAGNLLGDVAQTLEKAGAEFIIICTNTMHKVVEHIERKITIPILHIADATAKQIKETGISKVGLLGTTYTMEQDFYKSRIESNGIKVLVPNTEERVGVNRVIFEELVLGEIKQSSRDYYKEVIQRLIDNGAEGIILGCTEIGLLIKQEDSQVPIFDTAVIHAIASVTKALEEDDLNLMT, from the coding sequence GTGAAAACGATTGGACTAATAGGTGGTATGAGTTTTGAATCTTCAGTAGAATATTATCGGTTAATCAATGAAGAAGTGAAGAACAAACTAGGTGGATTACATTCAGCAAAATGTATTTTATATAGTGTCGACTTTTATGAAATCCAGCGTTACCAAGCTGAAGGTGATTGGGAAAGTGCGGGTAATTTGTTAGGAGATGTTGCGCAGACTTTGGAAAAAGCGGGAGCGGAATTTATCATAATATGCACAAATACAATGCACAAGGTTGTTGAACATATTGAGAGAAAAATTACCATACCTATTTTACATATTGCTGATGCAACAGCAAAACAAATTAAAGAAACGGGGATTAGTAAAGTAGGGTTATTAGGCACTACATATACGATGGAACAAGATTTTTATAAATCACGCATAGAGTCTAATGGTATTAAGGTATTGGTGCCAAATACTGAGGAAAGAGTGGGCGTAAATAGAGTCATTTTTGAAGAATTAGTTTTAGGCGAAATTAAGCAATCATCAAGAGATTATTATAAAGAGGTGATCCAACGTTTAATTGATAATGGAGCTGAAGGTATCATATTGGGATGTACAGAAATTGGATTATTAATAAAACAAGAGGATTCACAAGTCCCAATATTTGATACAGCCGTCATACATGCGATTGCATCCGTTACTAAAGCTTTGGAAGAAGATGATTTAAATCTAATGACATGA
- a CDS encoding TrkH family potassium uptake protein produces MPNFLRKIRFHPAKIIVSFYIFAVLFSTLLLSLPVALKPGISWDFLDLLFTVVSAISVTGLSVVSTPETFSTTGIFFLLFILQFGGIGIMTLGTFIWIVLGKRIGLKERQLIMTDQNQSQLAGVVKLMRQILLIILLIEFIGTIILGTHYLNYFPTWQEAYFQGLFASVSATTNAGFDITGNSLVPFANDYFVQFITIILLTLGAIGFPVLIEVKDFILNRNLKHRIHFSLYTKVTTLTFFSLMLVGTIIIWAFEANHFFADKSWHESLFYSFFQSTTTRNGGLATMDISQFSDATLLVICLLMFIGASPSSVGGGIRTTTFALNLLFIYSFARGHKSIKVFKREIHEDDIRKSFIVSMLAVSLCFAAVVILSEFEQFTLLEIMFEVTSAFGTTGLSMGITPELGSVGKVVIISLMFIGRIGILSFIFLFNRKTQQANYHYPKERIIIG; encoded by the coding sequence GTGCCCAATTTTTTAAGGAAAATCAGGTTTCACCCTGCAAAGATTATTGTTTCTTTTTATATATTTGCTGTATTATTTTCAACTCTTTTACTTAGCTTACCTGTTGCCCTTAAACCTGGCATCAGTTGGGATTTTTTAGATTTGTTATTTACTGTAGTAAGTGCCATAAGCGTAACCGGCCTTTCCGTTGTATCCACACCAGAGACATTTAGTACAACAGGAATATTCTTTTTATTATTTATTCTTCAGTTTGGCGGAATTGGGATTATGACTCTTGGTACATTTATATGGATCGTACTTGGAAAGAGAATTGGGTTAAAAGAACGACAATTAATAATGACTGACCAGAACCAATCTCAATTAGCTGGTGTAGTCAAACTTATGAGACAAATATTACTCATTATACTTTTAATAGAGTTCATTGGCACAATTATTTTAGGCACTCATTATCTGAACTATTTCCCAACTTGGCAAGAAGCTTATTTTCAAGGTTTATTTGCCTCAGTTAGTGCAACAACAAATGCTGGGTTTGATATTACTGGTAACTCTCTTGTACCATTTGCAAATGACTACTTCGTTCAATTCATTACGATTATTTTATTAACATTGGGAGCCATTGGATTCCCCGTCCTTATTGAAGTGAAGGATTTTATTCTAAATAGAAATTTGAAACATCGTATTCACTTTTCCTTGTACACAAAGGTAACAACTCTGACTTTTTTTTCTTTAATGTTAGTAGGAACAATCATCATTTGGGCATTTGAAGCAAATCATTTCTTTGCTGATAAAAGTTGGCATGAGTCCCTTTTCTATTCGTTCTTTCAATCAACCACAACTAGGAATGGTGGGTTGGCAACAATGGATATTAGTCAGTTTTCTGATGCTACCTTATTGGTTATCTGTTTATTAATGTTTATTGGTGCTTCACCAAGTTCTGTTGGTGGGGGAATTCGAACAACCACGTTTGCTTTAAATTTACTGTTTATATACTCATTTGCGAGAGGACACAAAAGTATCAAAGTATTTAAACGTGAAATACACGAAGATGATATTAGGAAATCTTTCATTGTAAGTATGCTTGCTGTAAGCCTTTGTTTTGCAGCTGTGGTCATCCTCTCAGAATTTGAACAATTTACTTTACTAGAAATTATGTTTGAAGTAACTTCTGCATTTGGTACCACTGGTCTATCTATGGGTATTACTCCTGAACTAGGTTCTGTTGGAAAAGTAGTCATCATTTCACTTATGTTCATTGGACGAATAGGAATTTTATCTTTTATTTTCTTGTTTAACCGGAAAACTCAACAAGCCAATTACCATTATCCGAAGGAACGTATCATTATCGGATAA